One Rhodopirellula islandica genomic region harbors:
- a CDS encoding phage integrase N-terminal SAM-like domain-containing protein: MTPYKKHNCPVTKRLAEDMLIRNMPPRTIDASTDHARRFAGFIQKPLDEATVEDGRNFQLYLIHEKKIGYSSFNQAARAC; encoded by the coding sequence ATGACGCCCTACAAGAAGCACAATTGCCCGGTCACCAAGCGGCTTGCGGAAGACATGTTGATTCGCAACATGCCCCCCCGAACCATCGACGCTTCCACCGATCACGCCAGAAGGTTTGCAGGCTTCATTCAAAAACCGCTCGACGAGGCAACCGTCGAAGACGGTAGAAACTTCCAGCTTTACCTGATCCACGAGAAGAAGATCGGCTATAGCTCATTCAACCAAGCCGCCAGAGCTTGCTAA